The Manihot esculenta cultivar AM560-2 chromosome 1, M.esculenta_v8, whole genome shotgun sequence genome has a window encoding:
- the LOC122724706 gene encoding LOW QUALITY PROTEIN: putative pentatricopeptide repeat-containing protein At5g40405 (The sequence of the model RefSeq protein was modified relative to this genomic sequence to represent the inferred CDS: inserted 2 bases in 1 codon), which produces MSYLTFRSVSKHSILSLVDSRSSLRQLKQIHNQLLINGYLNDAHFLGQFVAAIALKSPNHLEYSNLVLHQCHTPTLFALNCMIRAHSKSSTPQKSFHFFNKIFHCGNCISPDNYTFNFLVRASAQLLARRIGPAVHGSLIKYGFEFDPHVQSGLIFMYSELGFLCSCHQVFESIPNPDLVCQTAMVSACAKCGDVGFARKLFDSMPRRDPIAWNAVISGYAQCGQSRDALRLFHFMQLEGVKVSEVTMVSVLSACSQLGALEHGRWAHAYVQKNKIPVAVTLGTALIDMYAKCGDMNEAMQVFWGMKEKNVYTWSSAMNGLAMNGAGDKCLELFSLMQNEGVLPNEITFLSILRACCVVGLVEDGRKYLVSMRKDYGIEPLVEHYGCIVDLYGRAGRLDEALNIINEMPLKPHNGAWGALLNACKMYKNMELGELASRKIIELEGKNHGAYVLLSNIYADSKKWEMVDNVRQAMKVNGVRKQPGCSVIEIDGEAHEFFVGDNSHPKYGDIEVILEEISMRLKSYATNSNSLLSDIGEEEKEXLYNNGNFAFAFSFTNQKEDVPVRILKNLNS; this is translated from the exons ATGAGCTATTTGACATTCAGATCTGTTTCAAAGCATTCAATTCTATCTCTTGTAGATTCTCGTAGCAGTCTTAGACAGCTCAAGCAAATCCACAACCAACTTCTCATTAACGGCTATCTCAATGACGCTCACTTTCTTGGACAATTTGTGGCCGCCATTGCCCTCAAAAGCCCCAATCATCTTGAGTATTCAAATCTTGTACTTCACCAATGTCACACTCCGACTCTCTTTGCCTTGAATTGCATGATCAGAGCTCACTCTAAAAGCTCTACTCCTCAAAAAAGCTTTCACTTCTTTAACAAAATCTTCCATTGTGGTAATTGTATTTCACCTGATAACTACACTTTTAATTTCCTCGTTCGAGCCTCTGCGCAGCTTTTGGCAAGGAGGATTGGTCCCGCAGTCCATGGCTCTCTCATAAAATATGGGTTTGAATTCGACCCACATGTTCAAAGTGGATTGATCTTTATGTACTCTGAATTAGGTTTTTTATGTTCGTGTCACCAGGTGTTTGAATCAATTCCTAACCCAGATTTGGTCTGTCAAACAGCGATGGTGAGTGCGTGCGCTAAATGTGGTGATGTTGGTTTTGCGAGAAAACTGTTCGATTCAATGCCTCGAAGGGACCCTATTGCATGGAATGCAGTGATTTCTGGGTACGCACAATGTGGGCAATCAAGGGATGCATTACGTTTGTTCCATTTCATGCAATTAGAGGGTGTCAAGGTTAGTGAAGTGAcaatggtttcagttttatctgcCTGTAGCCAGTTAGGCGCTTTGGAACATGGGAGATGGGCCCATGCGTATGTTCAGAAAAATAAGATTCCAGTGGCGGTGACATTAGGAACTGCACTTATTGATATGTACGCAAAATGTGGGGACATGAATGAAGCAATGCAAGTGTTTTGGGGAATGAAGGAAAAGAATGTTTACACATGGAGTAGTGCCATGAATGGGCTAGCAATGAATGGAGCTGGTGATAAGTGCCTTGAACTATTTTCCCTTATGCAAAATGAGGGGGTTTTGCCCAATGAGATCACTTTCCTTTCGATTTTAAGGGCTTGTTGCGTGGTTGGATTGGTTGAGGATGGCCGCAAGTATTTGGTCTCCATGAGAAAAGATTATGGGATTGAGCCTCTAGTTGAGCATTATGGATGCATTGTTGATTTGTATGGTCGAGCTGGGCGCTTAGATGAAGCTTtgaatatcatcaatgaaatGCCATTGAAGCCCCATAATGGTGCTTGGGGTGCTTTGCTCAATGCTTGTAAAATGTACAAAAATATGGAATTGGGTGAACTTGCCTcaagaaaaataattgaattggaGGGCAAGAATCACGGGGCATATGTTCTGTTATCAAATATATACGCTGATTCAAAGAAATGGGAAATGGTTGATAATGTGCGCCAAGCTATGAAGGTCAATGGTGTAAGGAAACAGCCTGGCTGTAGTGTTATTGAGATTGATGGTGAAGCTCATGAATTCTTCGTTGGAGATAACTCCCACCCAAAGTATGGTGATATTGAGGTCATATTAGAAGAGATCTCCATGAGATTGAAATCTTATGCCACAAACTCCAATTCTCTGCTGTCTGATattggagaagaagagaagga cCTCTATAACAATGGTAATTTTGCCTTTGCATTTAGTTTCACCAACCAGAAGGAAGATGTTCCAGTTAGGATTCTGAAGAACCTAAACAGTTAA